In Gammaproteobacteria bacterium, the DNA window GATTGTCGATGATTCCAAAGCCATGCGTTCATTGCTCAGACACATTTTGGAAGGAGCGGGCTTTGAGGTTTTTGAGGCGTGCGACGGTCAGGAAGCCCTGGATTATCTGCAACGGACGCACGAGATTAATCTGGTGTTGGTGGACTGGGACATGCCCGGCATGGATGGATACGCCTTCTTGCGGGCGGTGCGTGCTATTCCTGTTTACCATCAGTTGCGATTGATGATGGTCACCGCTGAATCCGAAATTGAACAGATTTCCAGGGCGCTAGCTGCAGGCGCCGATGAATACGTGATGAAACCGTTCACCCGAGACGCGGTGTTGGAAAAACTTAACCTGCTGGGAATTCTTCCTGACTAGCTATGGCTGAAAAAATCCGCATCATGCTGGTCGACGATTCGGCCGTGATTCGTCGACTGCTTACTGACGTATTGACGGGCGATCCGCAACTGGAGGTGGTTGGCAGCGCCCAAAATGGGCAAATTGCTCTGGAAAAATTGCCGATTCTTAATCCTGATCTGGTGATTCTTGATGTCGAGATGCCGGTGATGGATGGTCTGGAAACCCTGACCGAAATCCGCAAGCGCCAACCCCGGTTGCCGATCATCATGTTCAGCTCGATTACTGAGCGCGGCGCGGTGGTCACATTGGAAGCGTTAGCGCGCGGGGCGAATGATTACATCACCAAACCGGCGAATACCGGCAACATGAGCAAATCCCTGCAACGGGTGCGGGATGAATTAATTCCCCGGGTCAAAGCGTTTTGTCAGCACTTGCTGGGTCCGCCGGCCCCGGTTTTTCCCACCAGCCGTCCACCTGTCCCTCAGCGTCCGGTTTCCCCAGAACCCGCGCCAGCGCCCTTACCGGTTGCGCCGCTGGTTCCGATCGCCGCCCCGCCGCCTCGCCACCCTGCCGCTGGTTTGCGTGCGCGCGTCGACGTCGTGGCCATCGGCGTTTCCACCGGCGGCCCTAATGCGCTGGCGACGCTGCTGTCGCGGTTCCCGGCGCAATTCCCGGTGCCGATTGTGATTGTTCAGCACATGCCGCCGATCTTTACTCGACTACTCGCGGAACGACTGGCGACGCAAACGACGCTATCGGTCGCCGAAGGGGTCGCTGGCGAAGCGCTGCAGCCAGGCCAGATCCGTTTGGCGCCGGGTGGCTCGCATATGGTTTTAGCGCGTCAGGGGGGCCAGGTTTGTTTGCAGTTGAATCAGGATGAGCCGGAAAACTCCTGTCGGCCCGCCGTAGATGTATTGTTTCGGTCCGTGGCCGCTATCTATCGAGCGAATACCCTGGCGGTGATCCTGACCGGCATGGGCAACGATGGACTCAAGGGGTGCGAGGCGATCCATAATGCAGGTGGACAAATCCTGGTGCAGGATGAAGCCAGTTCGGTCGTCTGGGGTATGCCCGGTTTTGTGGCGAAAGCTGGCTTGGCGGATGGACAAATCGCTTTGCCCCAGCTGGCTAGGGAAATCCTGAATCGCGTGCGAATAAACCGTTAGCGCTTGTTAATCCCGGCGACCGCTCCTCTCCGATGAACGCAACCTGCGCCAGCGATTTCAACTATATCCGCGAATTGGTCCGACGCCATTCCGCTATTGTGTTGGAAGCGGACAAGGATTACCTGATCGAGACGCGGCTGACGCCATTAGCGCGACAGACCGGGTTTGCTTCATTGGAAGCGTTAATTGCGGCATTGCGCGCCAATTCCGCAACCAGCACCCTCCGCAACCAGGTCGTAGAAGCCATAACGACTCACGAAACCTCATTTTTTCGCGACTTTCACCCGTTTGAAGCGCTTAAAACCACTGTATTGCCCGAACTGCTTGCCAAACGTTCATCTTCAAATGTGACTATTTGGTGCGCGGCCTGCTCCAGCGGCCAG includes these proteins:
- a CDS encoding response regulator, which codes for MAVLIVDDSKAMRSLLRHILEGAGFEVFEACDGQEALDYLQRTHEINLVLVDWDMPGMDGYAFLRAVRAIPVYHQLRLMMVTAESEIEQISRALAAGADEYVMKPFTRDAVLEKLNLLGILPD
- a CDS encoding chemotaxis response regulator protein-glutamate methylesterase — protein: MAEKIRIMLVDDSAVIRRLLTDVLTGDPQLEVVGSAQNGQIALEKLPILNPDLVILDVEMPVMDGLETLTEIRKRQPRLPIIMFSSITERGAVVTLEALARGANDYITKPANTGNMSKSLQRVRDELIPRVKAFCQHLLGPPAPVFPTSRPPVPQRPVSPEPAPAPLPVAPLVPIAAPPPRHPAAGLRARVDVVAIGVSTGGPNALATLLSRFPAQFPVPIVIVQHMPPIFTRLLAERLATQTTLSVAEGVAGEALQPGQIRLAPGGSHMVLARQGGQVCLQLNQDEPENSCRPAVDVLFRSVAAIYRANTLAVILTGMGNDGLKGCEAIHNAGGQILVQDEASSVVWGMPGFVAKAGLADGQIALPQLAREILNRVRINR